The following coding sequences lie in one Bordetella genomosp. 9 genomic window:
- the gloB gene encoding hydroxyacylglutathione hydrolase, with protein MHAPSAPAGVGAPLLPLPAFSDNYIWLLQRQGMAAVVDPGEAEPVLRALRDGGLQLRAILLTHHHNDHVGGVLELSRATGAVVYGPAGETLPRCDFPLKEGDRVSLAELEVDMGVLDVPGHTAGHIAYFGRAAGVEPVLFCGDTLFAGGCGRLFEGTPEQMTHSLSKFVTLPAETQVCCAHEYTLGNLRWALAVEPANRTLQQWYQRAQRLREQGLPTLPSTIGLERETNPFLRTQQVEIAQIAALHAGRSLTSPAEVFAVLREWKNNFK; from the coding sequence ATGCATGCCCCTTCCGCCCCCGCGGGCGTCGGCGCTCCCCTGTTGCCGCTGCCGGCCTTCTCCGATAACTACATTTGGCTGCTGCAGCGCCAGGGCATGGCCGCCGTGGTGGATCCCGGCGAAGCCGAACCGGTATTGCGCGCGTTGCGCGATGGCGGCTTGCAATTGCGCGCCATTCTACTCACGCATCACCACAACGACCATGTCGGAGGCGTGCTTGAATTGTCGCGCGCCACGGGGGCGGTCGTATATGGCCCGGCGGGAGAAACGCTGCCGCGCTGCGACTTTCCGTTGAAGGAAGGGGACCGCGTCAGCCTCGCCGAGCTGGAGGTGGACATGGGCGTACTGGACGTTCCCGGCCACACCGCGGGCCACATCGCCTATTTCGGGCGCGCGGCGGGCGTCGAACCCGTGCTCTTCTGCGGCGACACGCTGTTCGCGGGCGGCTGCGGCCGGCTCTTCGAAGGCACGCCGGAGCAGATGACGCACTCGCTCTCCAAATTCGTAACATTACCGGCTGAAACACAAGTTTGCTGCGCACACGAGTACACTCTTGGCAACTTGCGCTGGGCACTGGCCGTTGAACCGGCCAACCGCACCCTGCAACAGTGGTACCAGCGGGCCCAGCGACTGCGCGAGCAAGGCCTTCCCACGCTTCCCTCGACCATCGGGCTGGAGCGGGAGACCAATCCGTTCCTGCGCACCCAGCAAGTTGAGATTGCCCAGATTGCCGCGCTCCATGCCGGGCGCTCCCTGACTTCGCCAGCCGAAGTATTTGCCGTACTTCGCGAATGGAAAAACAACTTCAAGTGA
- a CDS encoding transglycosylase SLT domain-containing protein — MKLFRLIFPLLLAVLAGCAGTTHKQATALKDDTLNLDTQQPGYPTRYVATVTSRTIDLTHPPRDVWDRIRRGFAIPNLHSPLVDQWTEYYASHPEAVQRMAERAGKYLFFITEEINQRGMPTELALLPFVESAYNPTALSRAQASGLWQFIPTTGQHFNLKQDWWRDERRDPIASTNAALDYLESLFEMQGDWYLALASYNWGEGAVQRAMAKNEAAGLPTDYMSLQLPEETRNYVPKLQAIKNIIANPSRYAVVLPPVNNAPYFATVQKNRDIDIEVAARLAEMPVDEFKALNPSFNRPVIRGQHATMILPADRVAIFNANMENYKGQLSNWQVYQPQRGDSYAAIAKRFGISESTLRNLNDIPQRQKRVALGQHLLVPARGGVQVASLNNAGAGSDDEPPARSGSVRSATAHMASVKVNGARPNVRQHKVRSGDTLFSLARQYSTTVEALRALNNLKGNNLKVGSVLRVPGTSVRG, encoded by the coding sequence ATGAAATTGTTCCGACTGATCTTTCCCCTGCTGCTGGCGGTACTCGCCGGATGCGCGGGAACGACGCACAAGCAGGCAACAGCGCTCAAAGACGACACTCTCAATCTCGACACCCAGCAACCCGGCTACCCGACCCGCTACGTCGCCACGGTCACGTCGCGCACCATCGACCTGACCCACCCGCCCCGCGACGTCTGGGACCGCATCCGCCGCGGGTTCGCCATCCCCAACCTGCATAGTCCGCTGGTCGATCAATGGACCGAGTACTACGCGTCGCATCCGGAAGCGGTGCAGCGCATGGCGGAACGGGCGGGCAAATACCTGTTCTTCATCACCGAGGAAATCAACCAGCGCGGCATGCCCACCGAGCTGGCCCTGCTTCCCTTCGTCGAAAGCGCCTACAACCCCACGGCATTGTCGCGCGCGCAGGCATCCGGCCTGTGGCAGTTCATCCCCACAACCGGCCAGCATTTCAACCTGAAGCAGGACTGGTGGCGCGACGAGCGGCGCGACCCGATTGCGTCGACCAATGCGGCGCTCGACTACCTGGAATCGCTTTTCGAGATGCAGGGCGACTGGTACCTGGCCCTGGCCTCGTACAACTGGGGCGAGGGCGCCGTGCAGCGCGCCATGGCGAAGAACGAGGCGGCGGGGCTGCCGACGGACTACATGTCCCTGCAGCTTCCCGAGGAAACGCGCAACTATGTGCCCAAGCTGCAGGCGATCAAGAACATCATCGCCAACCCGTCCAGGTATGCCGTGGTGCTGCCGCCGGTGAACAATGCGCCCTACTTCGCGACGGTGCAGAAGAACCGCGACATCGATATCGAAGTCGCCGCGCGCCTGGCGGAAATGCCGGTGGACGAATTCAAGGCCCTGAACCCTTCGTTCAACCGGCCCGTCATCCGCGGCCAGCATGCCACCATGATCCTGCCCGCCGACCGTGTCGCCATCTTCAATGCGAACATGGAGAACTACAAGGGGCAGCTGTCCAACTGGCAGGTGTACCAGCCGCAGCGCGGCGACTCCTACGCCGCGATCGCCAAGCGGTTCGGCATCTCGGAGAGCACGCTGCGCAATCTCAACGACATCCCGCAGCGGCAGAAGCGCGTGGCGCTGGGACAGCACCTCCTGGTTCCGGCCCGCGGCGGCGTGCAGGTCGCATCGCTGAACAACGCCGGGGCGGGATCGGATGACGAACCGCCGGCGCGTTCCGGCTCGGTGCGCAGCGCCACGGCGCATATGGCATCCGTCAAGGTGAACGGCGCGCGGCCCAATGTACGCCAGCACAAGGTTCGCTCCGGCGACACGCTGTTCTCCCTGGCGCGGCAATACAGCACGACTGTCGAAGCGCTGCGGGCGCTCAACAACCTGAAGGGCAACAACCTGAAGGTGGGCAGCGTGCTGCGCGTTCCGGGAACCAGCGTCCGCGGGTAA
- the fabI gene encoding enoyl-ACP reductase FabI has product MGFLAGKRILITGVLSNRSIAYGIARACHREGAELAFTYVGDRFKDRITEFAGEFGSDIVLPCDVSDDAQIDAAFAQLGQRWDGLDGLVHSIGFAPREAIAGDFLEGLSREGFRVAHDISAYSFPAMAKAALPLMKGRNASVLTLTYLGAERVVPNYNTMGLAKASLEASVRYLATALGPLGIRANGISAGPIKTLAASGIKDFSSILKFVEANAPLRRNVTIDDVGNVAAFMLSELANGVTGEITHVDAGFSTIVPGME; this is encoded by the coding sequence ATGGGCTTTCTTGCCGGCAAACGCATTCTCATCACGGGCGTACTGTCCAATCGCTCCATCGCGTACGGCATCGCGCGCGCGTGCCATCGCGAAGGCGCGGAACTGGCCTTCACTTACGTCGGCGACCGGTTCAAGGACCGCATCACCGAATTCGCGGGCGAGTTCGGCAGCGATATCGTGCTGCCCTGCGATGTGTCGGACGACGCGCAGATCGACGCCGCCTTTGCCCAGCTCGGACAGCGCTGGGACGGCCTGGATGGCCTGGTGCATTCCATCGGCTTCGCCCCGCGTGAAGCCATCGCCGGGGATTTCCTGGAAGGCCTGTCGCGTGAAGGCTTCCGCGTCGCCCACGATATTTCGGCCTACAGTTTCCCGGCCATGGCCAAGGCCGCCCTGCCGCTGATGAAAGGCCGCAACGCCTCGGTCCTGACCTTGACCTACCTGGGCGCCGAACGGGTGGTTCCCAACTACAACACCATGGGCCTGGCCAAGGCGTCGCTGGAAGCCAGCGTGCGCTATCTGGCGACGGCCCTGGGTCCGTTGGGCATCCGGGCCAACGGCATCTCCGCCGGCCCCATCAAAACGCTGGCCGCAAGCGGCATCAAGGACTTCTCGTCCATCCTGAAGTTCGTCGAAGCCAATGCGCCGCTGCGCCGCAACGTGACCATCGACGATGTCGGCAATGTGGCCGCCTTCATGCTTTCGGAGCTGGCCAATGGCGTGACGGGTGAAATCACGCACGTCGATGCCGGCTTCTCCACCATCGTGCCCGGCATGGAATAA
- a CDS encoding tripartite tricarboxylate transporter substrate binding protein, whose protein sequence is MLAAGLGAAGGQSRESAKPGAHAAETAADFPSRPITIIVTFPPGGGTDLLARKLGAALQQDLGQPVVVENRPGASGNIGAREVAQAAPDGYTLLMVNSSYAINPGVFRDLPFSPRHDLKAVVNVAFVPSVVAAAAHSPYRNLSDALASAGRDGKPAAYASCGNGTPQHLAGEMLRIASERPLQHVPYRGCGPALTDVLSGQVDMGIVTASSAAPFLAAGRLRALAVTSPRRSELMPDVPTVAEQGYPGYSLDQWHGLLAPAGTPAPVVGRLNAAVAAIMKRPETQDALRQLGYSPTASTPEAFQRLIDADIDRFAALTARMGLRAD, encoded by the coding sequence ATGCTGGCCGCAGGGCTGGGCGCTGCCGGCGGCCAGTCCCGCGAAAGCGCGAAGCCGGGCGCGCACGCCGCCGAAACCGCGGCGGATTTTCCATCGCGGCCGATCACGATCATCGTGACCTTCCCGCCGGGCGGCGGCACCGACCTGCTGGCGCGCAAGCTGGGCGCTGCCTTGCAGCAGGACCTGGGCCAGCCCGTGGTGGTGGAAAACCGCCCCGGCGCCAGCGGGAATATCGGCGCGCGTGAAGTGGCGCAGGCCGCGCCGGACGGTTATACGCTGCTGATGGTCAACAGCTCGTATGCCATCAATCCGGGGGTCTTCCGCGATCTGCCGTTCTCGCCCAGGCATGACCTGAAGGCGGTGGTCAACGTCGCGTTCGTGCCTTCGGTGGTGGCGGCCGCCGCCCACTCGCCGTATCGAAATCTGAGCGATGCGCTGGCGTCGGCGGGCCGGGACGGCAAGCCCGCGGCCTATGCGTCCTGCGGCAACGGAACCCCTCAGCATCTGGCCGGCGAAATGCTGCGCATCGCCAGCGAGCGCCCGCTGCAGCATGTGCCGTATCGAGGCTGCGGCCCGGCATTGACCGACGTACTGTCCGGACAGGTGGACATGGGCATCGTTACGGCATCCAGCGCGGCGCCTTTTCTGGCGGCGGGCAGGTTGCGCGCGCTGGCGGTGACCTCGCCCCGGCGTTCGGAGCTGATGCCCGACGTGCCGACCGTTGCCGAGCAGGGATACCCGGGCTACTCGCTGGATCAGTGGCACGGTTTGCTGGCGCCGGCCGGCACGCCCGCGCCCGTCGTGGGCCGTTTGAATGCCGCGGTGGCGGCGATCATGAAGCGGCCCGAAACCCAGGATGCGTTGCGGCAGCTCGGCTACAGCCCGACGGCCAGTACGCCGGAGGCATTCCAGCGACTGATCGATGCGGATATCGACCGCTTCGCGGCGCTGACCGCCCGCATGGGCTTGCGGGCGGACTGA
- the nadC gene encoding carboxylating nicotinate-nucleotide diphosphorylase, which yields MSINVSPRLSPARGPVVQPLRQEEAAPAPRAVPPLPQVLLEPVVRAALLEDLGRAGDITTDAIVEPGQRSRLRLVARKPGVLAGLDLARLAFTLCDAAIEFLPGLADGARLRPGDEIAVVSGPARGILTAERTALNFLCHLSGVATATAEIADAIRPYGARVTCTRKTMPGLRALQKYAVRVGGGSNHRFGLDDAILIKDNHVALAGGVRPAIERARAAAGHLVKIELEVDTLAQLEEALALGVDVVLLDNMDLADLRRAVDMAKGRAITEASGGVTPDTAPAIAATGVDLIAIGWITHSVRVLDIGLDA from the coding sequence ATGAGCATAAACGTTTCGCCTCGCCTTTCGCCTGCCCGCGGGCCGGTCGTGCAACCATTGCGGCAGGAGGAGGCCGCGCCCGCCCCGCGTGCCGTGCCGCCGCTGCCGCAGGTTCTGCTGGAACCCGTGGTGCGCGCCGCGCTGCTGGAGGACCTCGGCCGAGCCGGGGATATCACCACGGACGCCATCGTGGAGCCAGGGCAACGTTCGCGTTTGCGGCTGGTGGCGCGCAAGCCCGGTGTGCTGGCCGGGCTGGACCTGGCGCGCCTTGCGTTCACCTTGTGCGACGCCGCCATTGAATTCCTGCCCGGTCTGGCCGACGGCGCGAGGCTGCGGCCTGGGGACGAGATCGCGGTGGTGTCGGGCCCCGCCCGCGGCATATTGACCGCCGAACGGACGGCGCTGAACTTCCTGTGCCACCTGAGCGGGGTGGCCACCGCGACGGCGGAGATCGCCGACGCGATCCGTCCTTACGGCGCGCGGGTGACATGCACGCGCAAGACTATGCCGGGACTGCGCGCGCTGCAGAAGTACGCGGTGCGGGTCGGCGGAGGAAGCAATCATCGCTTCGGCCTGGACGATGCGATCCTGATCAAGGACAACCACGTTGCGCTGGCCGGCGGGGTGCGGCCGGCGATCGAACGAGCGCGGGCAGCGGCGGGCCATCTGGTCAAGATCGAGCTGGAGGTGGATACGCTCGCGCAGCTGGAGGAGGCCCTGGCGCTGGGCGTGGACGTCGTGCTGCTGGACAACATGGACCTTGCCGACCTGCGCCGCGCCGTCGACATGGCGAAGGGCAGGGCGATCACCGAGGCTTCCGGCGGCGTGACGCCGGACACGGCCCCGGCGATTGCGGCGACAGGCGTGGACCTGATCGCCATTGGCTGGATCACACACAGCGTCCGGGTGCTGGACATCGGCCTGGACGCCTGA
- a CDS encoding NUDIX hydrolase produces the protein MTESIENRVSAELVAVLVAVTDGQPRVLTTEDAHALPAGPFQSTHRSLQAGLRAWVETQTHHPLGYVEQLYTFADRDRAEHSEARVISVSYLGLTRELGRTGVARVGWQDWYRYFPWEDRRDGPPAFVGSLIEPRLRRWANSGPAAQRGRRYDRVAITFGLDGADWNEDMVLQRYELLYEAGLVPESGQRPIRPPLPGTAMVRDHRRILATGIARLRAKIKYRPVVFELMPEEFTLLQLQQTVEALAGRGLHKQNFRRLVEQQDLVEETGAMTSGTAGRPAKLFRFRRGVMLERAISGSKLPLAREPHLV, from the coding sequence TTGACCGAATCGATCGAAAACCGCGTCTCCGCCGAACTCGTTGCCGTGCTCGTGGCCGTCACCGATGGTCAGCCGCGCGTGCTGACCACCGAAGACGCGCATGCCTTGCCCGCCGGTCCCTTTCAATCCACGCACCGTTCGCTTCAGGCCGGCCTGCGCGCCTGGGTGGAAACGCAAACCCATCACCCTTTGGGCTACGTCGAACAGCTGTACACCTTTGCCGACCGGGACCGTGCCGAACATTCGGAAGCGCGCGTTATCTCGGTGAGCTACCTGGGATTGACGCGCGAGCTGGGCCGCACCGGCGTGGCGCGGGTCGGCTGGCAGGATTGGTATCGCTACTTCCCCTGGGAAGACCGGCGCGACGGCCCGCCGGCTTTCGTCGGCAGCCTGATCGAACCGCGGCTGCGCCGCTGGGCAAACAGCGGCCCGGCCGCCCAGCGGGGGCGGCGCTACGACCGCGTTGCCATCACCTTCGGCCTGGACGGGGCGGATTGGAACGAGGACATGGTGCTGCAGCGCTATGAGCTGCTGTACGAAGCCGGGCTGGTTCCGGAATCGGGGCAGCGGCCCATCCGCCCGCCCTTGCCCGGCACAGCGATGGTGCGCGACCATCGGCGCATTCTGGCGACGGGTATCGCGCGCCTGCGCGCCAAGATCAAATACCGGCCGGTGGTGTTCGAGCTGATGCCCGAGGAATTCACCTTGCTGCAACTGCAGCAGACGGTGGAGGCCCTGGCCGGCCGCGGGCTGCACAAGCAGAATTTCCGCCGCCTGGTGGAACAGCAGGACCTGGTGGAGGAAACCGGCGCCATGACCAGCGGCACGGCGGGCCGCCCAGCGAAACTCTTCCGCTTCCGCCGTGGCGTGATGCTCGAGCGCGCGATATCCGGCAGCAAGCTGCCGCTGGCCCGCGAACCGCACCTGGTCTGA
- a CDS encoding aldo/keto reductase, with amino-acid sequence MEYRHLGASGFKVPVLSFGTGTFGGKGELFEAWGKTDVAEARRLIDICLDEGVTMFDTADIYSRGASESILGEAIKGRRDKVILSTKATFRFGDEPNNVGSSRYHLIQAVDNALKRLGTDYIDLFQLHGFDARTPVEEVLSTLDTLVRAGKIRYTGVSNFSGWHLMKSLAVADRYGYPRYVANQTYYSLVGRDYEWELMPLGLDQGVGAVVWSPLGWGRLTGKIRRGQPLPANSRLHKTADYGPPVPEEYLYRVIDALDEVAAETGKTIPQIALNWLLQRPTVSTVLIGARDETQLRQNLGAVGWNLSPEQVAKLDAASKVAPAYPYWHQAGFAERNPAPV; translated from the coding sequence ATGGAATATCGGCATTTGGGCGCGTCGGGTTTCAAGGTTCCCGTATTGAGTTTCGGCACCGGAACCTTCGGCGGCAAGGGCGAGCTGTTCGAAGCCTGGGGCAAGACCGACGTCGCCGAGGCGCGGCGCCTCATCGACATCTGCCTGGACGAGGGCGTGACCATGTTCGACACGGCGGACATTTATTCGCGTGGCGCTTCGGAATCGATCCTGGGCGAAGCCATCAAGGGCCGCCGCGACAAGGTCATTCTGTCAACCAAGGCGACCTTCCGCTTCGGGGACGAGCCGAACAACGTGGGATCGTCCCGCTACCACCTGATCCAGGCGGTCGACAACGCGCTGAAGCGCCTGGGCACGGACTACATCGACCTGTTCCAGTTGCATGGGTTCGACGCCCGCACGCCCGTGGAGGAAGTGCTGTCCACGCTCGATACCCTGGTGCGCGCGGGCAAGATCCGCTATACCGGCGTCTCGAATTTCTCGGGCTGGCATTTGATGAAGTCGCTGGCCGTCGCCGACCGCTACGGTTATCCCCGCTATGTCGCCAACCAGACCTATTACTCGCTGGTCGGCCGCGATTACGAATGGGAGCTGATGCCGCTGGGCCTGGATCAAGGCGTCGGCGCGGTGGTGTGGAGCCCCCTCGGCTGGGGCCGCCTGACCGGCAAGATCCGCCGCGGCCAGCCGCTGCCGGCGAACAGCAGGCTGCACAAAACCGCGGACTACGGTCCGCCCGTGCCGGAGGAATACCTGTATCGCGTCATCGACGCGCTCGATGAAGTCGCCGCCGAAACGGGCAAGACGATTCCGCAGATCGCCCTGAACTGGCTCCTGCAACGGCCCACCGTCAGCACGGTCCTGATCGGCGCGCGCGACGAAACGCAATTGCGTCAGAACCTGGGTGCGGTCGGCTGGAACCTGAGCCCGGAGCAGGTCGCGAAGCTGGACGCGGCCAGCAAGGTGGCGCCGGCCTACCCCTACTGGCATCAGGCGGGCTTCGCGGAACGCAACCCTGCTCCCGTTTGA
- a CDS encoding 3-oxoacyl-ACP reductase family protein — protein MQALKDRVALVTGGSRGIGAAIARRLAQDGASVALTYASSPDKAAAVAAEIRAAGADAVAIQADSADPGAVQAAVTQVLERFGRLDILVNNAGILIPGALDEIDLDTFERTMAVNVRAVFVASQAAARHMGPDGRIISIGSCLAHRAGRPGISLYAMSKSALIGLTKGMARDLGARGITVNIVDPGPTDTDMNPAEGERADALRAAMALGRYGHADDIAATVAHLAGPGGRFITGASIPVDGGINA, from the coding sequence ATGCAAGCATTGAAAGATCGTGTCGCGCTCGTGACGGGCGGCAGCCGTGGTATCGGGGCGGCGATCGCCCGCCGTCTCGCCCAGGACGGCGCGTCGGTGGCATTGACCTATGCGTCCAGTCCGGACAAGGCGGCCGCCGTGGCCGCGGAGATCCGCGCGGCAGGCGCGGACGCCGTGGCGATCCAGGCCGACAGCGCCGACCCGGGCGCGGTGCAGGCAGCGGTAACGCAGGTGCTCGAACGTTTCGGGCGGCTCGATATCCTGGTGAACAACGCTGGCATCCTCATCCCCGGCGCTCTGGACGAGATCGATCTGGACACTTTCGAGCGCACGATGGCCGTGAATGTGCGGGCGGTGTTCGTGGCGTCGCAGGCGGCTGCGCGGCACATGGGGCCGGACGGCCGCATCATCTCCATCGGCAGCTGTCTCGCCCATCGCGCCGGCCGCCCGGGCATCAGCCTGTATGCGATGAGCAAATCCGCCCTGATCGGCCTGACCAAAGGGATGGCGCGCGATCTGGGCGCGCGCGGCATCACCGTCAACATCGTGGACCCCGGGCCGACCGATACGGATATGAATCCGGCCGAAGGCGAACGCGCGGATGCCCTGCGCGCGGCGATGGCTCTCGGCCGCTATGGGCATGCCGATGACATCGCCGCCACGGTGGCGCATCTGGCGGGGCCCGGCGGGCGTTTCATCACCGGGGCGTCCATTCCCGTAGATGGTGGGATCAACGCTTGA
- a CDS encoding TetR/AcrR family transcriptional regulator, with product MAARGRPRNFDRDAALRRAMELFWARGYEGVSLSDLTEAMGINAPSLYAAFGSKEALFLEAVALYRSSEGGASWRAIADQPTARQAVEAMLRDNARAYTRPGRPHGCMVVLGAINCSVQNRGVADSLREHRLALGRFLRDRLARAVTEGEIDAKADIDALSAYYIAVLNGLSIQARDGASRKALEAVIDCAMANWEMLTRPGQV from the coding sequence ATGGCCGCACGAGGCCGCCCGCGCAACTTCGACCGGGACGCCGCCTTGCGGCGCGCCATGGAGCTGTTCTGGGCGCGAGGGTACGAAGGCGTTTCGCTATCCGACCTGACCGAAGCGATGGGCATCAACGCCCCCAGCCTTTATGCCGCCTTCGGATCGAAGGAGGCACTGTTTCTGGAAGCGGTCGCCCTGTATCGCAGCAGCGAAGGCGGCGCCAGCTGGCGGGCGATCGCGGATCAACCCACCGCCCGCCAGGCGGTGGAAGCCATGCTGCGCGACAACGCCCGGGCATACACCCGTCCCGGCAGGCCGCACGGCTGCATGGTGGTGCTTGGCGCAATCAATTGCTCCGTGCAGAACCGCGGCGTGGCCGACAGCTTGCGCGAGCATCGGCTGGCCTTGGGCAGATTCCTGCGAGATCGGCTCGCGCGCGCCGTGACCGAAGGCGAAATCGACGCCAAGGCCGATATCGACGCGTTGTCCGCGTATTACATCGCCGTGCTGAACGGCCTGTCGATCCAGGCCCGGGACGGCGCGTCGCGCAAGGCGCTGGAAGCCGTCATCGATTGCGCCATGGCCAACTGGGAAATGCTGACGCGGCCCGGGCAGGTCTGA